A window from Citrus sinensis cultivar Valencia sweet orange chromosome 3, DVS_A1.0, whole genome shotgun sequence encodes these proteins:
- the LOC102617193 gene encoding uncharacterized protein LOC102617193 isoform X1, producing MTYYEDDEVVPELTLRIDIDENNNNNKGDYLKLREYEEGEPGSPRRWSCGKVWYWVKLAFFLTSVGLLAAVFIKWVGPFFMDKEVIPIINWETTTFSTPVLAVLVFASVALFPTLLLPSSPSMWVAGMTFGYGFGFLLIMSAVAVGISLPYFIGSHFLHRIQGWLEKYPKKAAILRAAGEGNWFHQFRTVALIRISPFPYIIYNYCAVATHVKYGPYFLGSLVGMVPEIFVTIYTGILIRTLADASHEHHFLSAPQIILNVLGFAASVAATIFFTVYAKRQLKILQGEGESLLQ from the exons ATGACTTATTATGAGGATGATGAGGTGGTGCCGGAGTTAACGCTGAGAATAGACattgatgaaaataataataataataaaggggACTACTTGAAATTGAGAGAATATGAAGAGGGGGAGCCTGGTTCACCAAGAAGATGGAGTTGCGGGAAAGTATGGTACTGGGTCAAGTTAGCTTTTTTTCTAACTTCTGTAGGTTTATTGGCTGCCGTTTTTATCAAATGGGTTGGTCCTTTTTTCATGGATAAG GAGGTTATCCCAATAATAAACTGGGAGACAACAACGTTTAGTACCCCAGTGCTGGCTGTTCTGGTTTTTGCTTCAGTGGCATTATTCCCCACCTTACTTTTACCATCTTCACCCTCTATGTGGGTGGCTGGGATGACATTTGGTTATGGCTTTGGATTTCTACTAATTATGTCAGCTGTTGCTGTGGGCATATCACTTCCGTATTTCATTGGTTCTCACTTCCTTCATAGAATTCAA GGTTGGTTAGAGAAGTATCCAAAGAAAGCTGCTATCCTAAGAGCTGCTGGTGAAGGAAACTGGTTTCATCAGTTCCGTACTGTAGCCTTGATCAGGATTTCTCCTTTcccatatattatatataattactgTGCTGTGGCGACGCATGTTAAGTATGGTCCATACTTCTTGGGTTCATTGGTCGGGATGGTCCCTGAAATTTTCGTTACAATATACAC TGGGATCTTGATACGTACCTTGGCAGATGCTTCACACGAACACCACTTCCTTTCAGCCCCACAGATCATTTTAAATGTTCTTGGATTTGCTGCATCTGTTGCTGCCACTATTTTCTTCACAGTGTATGCAAAAAGGCAGCTCAAGATATTGCAGGGAGAAGGAGAATCTCTATTGCAGTAG
- the LOC102617193 gene encoding uncharacterized protein LOC102617193 isoform X2, producing the protein MTYYEDDEVVPELTLRIDIDENNNNNKGDYLKLREYEEGEPGSPRRWSCGKVWYWVKLAFFLTSVGLLAAVFIKWVGPFFMDKEVIPIINWETTTFSTPVLAVLVFASVALFPTLLLPSSPSMWVAGMTFGYGFGFLLIMSAVAVGISLPYFIGSHFLHRIQGWLEKYPKKAAILRAAGEGNWFHQFRTVALIRISPFPYIIYNYCAVATHVKYGPYFLGSLVGMVPEIFVTIYTP; encoded by the exons ATGACTTATTATGAGGATGATGAGGTGGTGCCGGAGTTAACGCTGAGAATAGACattgatgaaaataataataataataaaggggACTACTTGAAATTGAGAGAATATGAAGAGGGGGAGCCTGGTTCACCAAGAAGATGGAGTTGCGGGAAAGTATGGTACTGGGTCAAGTTAGCTTTTTTTCTAACTTCTGTAGGTTTATTGGCTGCCGTTTTTATCAAATGGGTTGGTCCTTTTTTCATGGATAAG GAGGTTATCCCAATAATAAACTGGGAGACAACAACGTTTAGTACCCCAGTGCTGGCTGTTCTGGTTTTTGCTTCAGTGGCATTATTCCCCACCTTACTTTTACCATCTTCACCCTCTATGTGGGTGGCTGGGATGACATTTGGTTATGGCTTTGGATTTCTACTAATTATGTCAGCTGTTGCTGTGGGCATATCACTTCCGTATTTCATTGGTTCTCACTTCCTTCATAGAATTCAA GGTTGGTTAGAGAAGTATCCAAAGAAAGCTGCTATCCTAAGAGCTGCTGGTGAAGGAAACTGGTTTCATCAGTTCCGTACTGTAGCCTTGATCAGGATTTCTCCTTTcccatatattatatataattactgTGCTGTGGCGACGCATGTTAAGTATGGTCCATACTTCTTGGGTTCATTGGTCGGGATGGTCCCTGAAATTTTCGTTACAATATACAC GCCTTGA